A DNA window from Impatiens glandulifera chromosome 7, dImpGla2.1, whole genome shotgun sequence contains the following coding sequences:
- the LOC124910622 gene encoding protein NRT1/ PTR FAMILY 2.9-like, which produces MKMENIISNNEKEETKIEPKYRGIKAMPFIIGNEAFEKLGTMGTSSNLLVYLTTVFNMKSITALNIINIFHGTCNFATIIGAFLSDTYFGRYTTLGFASISSFLGMMILTMTAAFTKLHPPTCGHATVCTEANSLQMGFLISTFAFLVIGAGGIRPCNLAFGADQFDPRTESGKRGISSFFNWYYFTFTFAVMVSLTVIVYVQSDISWSIGFAIPTFLMLLSCIVFFIATKIYVRVRPQGSPLTSVLQVIVAAIRKRSTTSNELHDHVPKNSLNSNLPHTNQFKCLDAAAVIYSGDKLHEDGSAMNAWRLCSVQQVEQVKCLLRIFPIWISCIIFAIAMVQQQTYTVFQALQSDRRLGKTFNVPAASYSVFSMIALTIWIPIYDRIIVPSLRNITKKEDGISLLQKIGIGMFLAVLTMFVSGIVERQRRVWALTKPTLGIEPRKGEISSLSALWLVPQLVLGGLAEAFTSIGQIEFYYKQFPENMRSIAGSFMFCGLAFSSYLSSFLISVVHRVTMKGKDGQNWLDEDLNKGRLDYFYFVVAGLQVLNLGYFMVCAKWYKYKATNANGSQVELESIAV; this is translated from the exons ATGAAGATGGAGAACATCATTAGCAATAATGAGAAAGAGGAGACAAAAATAGAGCCAAAGTATAGAGGAATCAAAGCCATGCCATTTATCATAg GAAATGAGGCATTTGAGAAACTTGGAACAATGGGAACCTCATCAAACTTACTTGTTTATCTTACCACCGTTTTCAATATGAAGAGCATAACCGCCTTGAATATCATCAACATCTTCCATGGAACCTGCAATTTTGCTACCATCATCGGCGCTTTCCTCTCCGACACCTACTTTGGACGTTACACCACCCTCGGATTCGCCTCCATATCCTCGTTCCTG GGAATGATGATATTAACAATGACAGCAGCGTTCACAAAATTACACCCACCTACATGTGGTCACGCCACGGTCTGCACCGAAGCAAATTCATTGCAAATGGGCTTTCTAATTTCAACGTTTGCGTTTCTTGTAATTGGAGCAGGTGGCATCAGGCCTTGCAACCTAGCCTTTGGTGCGGACCAGTTCGACCCGAGAACCGAATCGGGGAAAAGAGGAATAAGCAGCTTCTTTAATTGGTACTACTTCACCTTCACTTTCGCGGTCATGGTTTCTCTAACAGTCATAGTTTATGTCCAATCCGACATAAGCTGGTCCATCGGTTTCGCCATTCCTACCTTCCTCATGCTTCTGTCATGCATTGTATTCTTCATCGCCACCAAAATCTACGTTCGTGTGCGGCCTCAGGGCAGCCCTCTCACGAGTGTGTTGCAAGTTATTGTAGCCGCAATCCGAAAGAGATCGACCACTTCAAATGAACTTCACGACCATGTTCCTAAAAACTCTTTAAACTCGAACCTCCCTCACACGAATCAATTCAAGTGTCTTGACGCGGCTGCCGTAATATATTCAGGCGACAAACTGCATGAAGATGGGTCAGCCATGAACGCATGGAGGCTGTGCAGCGTTCAGCAAGTTGAACAAGTAAAGTGCTTATTAAGAATCTTCCCAATTTGGATCTCGTGTATCATTTTTGCAATTGCCATGGTCCAGCAGCAAACATACACGGTTTTCCAGGCTTTACAAAGCGATAGGCGTTTAGGCAAGACATTCAATGTCCCGGCTGCATCGTACTCTGTTTTTTCAATGATAGCCTTAACCATCTGGATCCCAATCTACGATAGAATCATAGTGCCAAGTCTAAGAAACATCACAAAAAAGGAAGATGGAATTTCCCTTCTTCAGAAAATTGGAATCGGAATGTTTCTAGCCGTGCTTACTATGTTTGTGTCGGGAATCGTCGAGAGACAGAGACGGGTCTGGGCCTTGACCAAACCCACATTAGGAATCGAACCAAGAAAAGGGGAAATCTCTTCATTGTCTGCCTTATGGCTTGTACCTCAATTGGTACTTGGAGGACTGGCCGAGGCATTTACAAGTATTGGACAGATAGAGTTTTATTACAAGCAATTCCCGGAGAATATGAGAAGTATTGCCGGATCTTTCATGTTTTGTGGACTAGCGTTTTCTAGTTACTTGAGTAGTTTTTTGATTTCGGTTGTGCATCGGGTGACGATGAAGGGGAAAGATGGGCAGAATTGGCTGGATGAGGATCTTAATAAGGGAAGATTGGACTATTTTTACTTTGTGGTTGCTGGTTTACAGGTTTTGAATTTGGGTTACTTTATGGTATGTGCTAAATGGTACAAGTATAAAGCAACTAATGCAAATGGCTCTCAAGTTGAATTAGAGAGCATTGcggtttga